A region from the Solibacillus sp. FSL H8-0523 genome encodes:
- a CDS encoding pyrimidine-nucleoside phosphorylase — protein MRMVDIIEKKRNGEELTTPEIRFFVEGYTDGSIPDYQASALCMAIYFKDMTDRERADLTMAMVESGDQIDLSSIAGVKVDKHSTGGVGDTTTLPLAAMVAAVGVPVAKMSGRGLGHTGGTIDKLEAIEGFHVELTSEDFSKQVNEIGMAVIGQSGNLTPADKKLYALRDVTGTVSSIPLIAGSIMSKKIAAGADAIVLDVKTGDGAFMKTVEDSIKLAQAMVKIGNNVGRKTMAIISDMSQPLGFAIGNALEVQEAIDTLKGNGPQDLNELCYTLGAQMVVLGGKAQTIEEARKMLEEVVANGAALEVLKKFIAAQGGDASVVDDPSRLPQAKFKFDVPAKQAGYVSKIEADDIGTAAMLLGAGRATKESEIDLAVGLVLHKKVGDQVAEGESLMTIHANTEQVDEVLAKIYAHVHLSAEKVEAPKLIEAVITE, from the coding sequence ATGAGAATGGTTGATATTATTGAGAAAAAACGTAATGGTGAAGAGCTAACAACACCAGAAATTCGCTTTTTTGTAGAAGGTTATACAGATGGGTCAATTCCTGACTACCAAGCAAGTGCACTATGTATGGCAATTTATTTTAAAGATATGACAGACCGCGAGCGCGCGGACTTAACAATGGCAATGGTAGAATCAGGTGATCAAATCGACCTATCTTCAATTGCTGGTGTAAAAGTAGACAAGCACTCAACTGGCGGTGTAGGTGATACAACAACACTTCCACTTGCAGCTATGGTAGCAGCAGTAGGCGTACCAGTAGCGAAAATGAGTGGCCGTGGTTTAGGTCACACAGGCGGTACAATTGATAAGCTAGAAGCAATTGAAGGCTTCCACGTAGAATTAACGAGCGAGGACTTTTCAAAACAAGTAAATGAAATCGGCATGGCGGTTATCGGTCAATCAGGTAACTTGACACCAGCAGATAAAAAGTTATACGCATTACGTGATGTAACAGGTACGGTTTCAAGTATTCCATTAATCGCTGGTTCAATTATGTCGAAGAAAATTGCAGCAGGCGCAGATGCCATCGTTCTTGACGTAAAAACAGGTGACGGTGCATTCATGAAAACGGTGGAAGATTCAATCAAGCTTGCGCAAGCAATGGTGAAAATAGGAAACAACGTTGGACGTAAAACAATGGCCATTATTTCTGACATGAGCCAGCCACTAGGTTTTGCTATTGGTAACGCACTTGAAGTGCAAGAAGCAATTGATACATTAAAAGGCAATGGTCCACAAGACTTAAACGAGCTTTGCTACACACTAGGTGCACAAATGGTTGTACTCGGCGGCAAGGCACAAACAATCGAAGAAGCACGTAAAATGCTAGAAGAAGTAGTAGCAAACGGTGCGGCTTTAGAAGTATTGAAAAAATTCATCGCAGCACAGGGCGGCGACGCTTCAGTAGTGGACGATCCATCTCGTTTACCACAAGCGAAGTTCAAATTCGACGTACCAGCGAAACAAGCAGGTTACGTATCTAAAATCGAAGCAGATGATATCGGTACAGCGGCAATGCTACTTGGTGCAGGTCGTGCAACGAAAGAATCAGAAATCGATTTAGCAGTTGGTTTAGTTTTACACAAAAAAGTGGGCGACCAGGTTGCAGAAGGTGAGTCATTAATGACAATCCATGCGAACACAGAGCAGGTTGACGAAGTATTAGCGAAAATCTATGCACACGTTCACCTTTCAGCTGAAAAAGTAGAAGCGCCAAAATTAATCGAAGCGGTTATTACGGAATAA
- the sulP gene encoding sulfate permease, translating into MQWKWSGRYEGYTVAHFKKDLISGTIVGIIAVPLAMSFAIASGVKPEYGIYTAIIAGILISLFGGSKFQIGGPTGAFVPVLLGVVLVYGYENLLIAGLMAGIILVLMGVFKLGTLIKFIPRPVTVGFTAGIAVIIFAGQIGNFLGLSGMEQHERFHENLIEIASHIGTINLYSILVAIICLVGILLTPRLLPKVPGALVGILVSAIISAFVFPGQVATIGSTYGEIPNSLPTFAIPEITFERIYQLLGPAFVIAMLGGIESLLSAVVADGMTNSKHNSNKELVGQGIANIVTPFFGGIPATGAIARTATNIKTGATSPMSGIIHGIFVLLTLVVFAPFAVHIPLASLAPVLMIVAWNMSERYHFAHILKLKSGDSLVLAITFLLTVFTSLTLAVEVGLILAVVLFAKRMSEMLVVTKVLPDLDTKEGKLLSGIVSDSHDCPQVSVYTIEGPLFFGAAQTFEQSILNTIHYRPRVLILRMGKVPFIDTTGEEYFRNIVRSFTTQGGSVLVSGVQPSLKSMLDANGLTEVIGEQNFFPHTGDAITAAIEIINHKDCIGCKHFAFRECQQLSTGEKIREQKS; encoded by the coding sequence ATGCAGTGGAAGTGGTCGGGGAGATATGAAGGATACACGGTTGCACATTTTAAAAAGGATTTAATTTCGGGGACAATTGTTGGGATTATCGCGGTGCCACTGGCGATGTCATTTGCGATTGCGTCTGGTGTAAAGCCTGAATACGGTATTTATACTGCAATTATTGCAGGAATATTAATTTCGCTTTTTGGTGGCTCGAAATTTCAAATTGGTGGGCCGACTGGTGCATTTGTGCCAGTGTTACTTGGTGTTGTTTTAGTATATGGCTATGAAAACTTGCTCATTGCAGGGCTCATGGCTGGAATTATACTTGTATTAATGGGCGTATTTAAGCTTGGAACGCTCATTAAATTTATCCCACGGCCTGTGACAGTTGGGTTTACAGCGGGGATTGCGGTCATTATTTTTGCTGGTCAAATTGGTAATTTCCTCGGCTTATCGGGAATGGAACAACATGAACGATTTCACGAAAATCTTATAGAAATTGCGTCGCATATTGGGACAATTAATTTATATAGTATTCTTGTGGCCATCATTTGTTTAGTTGGCATATTACTTACACCACGTCTGTTGCCTAAAGTACCGGGTGCATTAGTAGGGATACTTGTTTCTGCGATTATTTCAGCTTTTGTCTTTCCAGGACAAGTAGCGACGATTGGTTCGACATATGGGGAAATTCCAAATTCATTGCCGACATTTGCGATACCGGAAATTACATTTGAACGAATTTATCAGCTGCTCGGGCCAGCCTTTGTCATTGCCATGTTAGGTGGGATTGAGTCTCTATTATCGGCCGTTGTAGCTGATGGTATGACAAACAGTAAACATAATAGTAATAAGGAGTTAGTTGGACAAGGGATTGCCAATATTGTTACACCATTTTTCGGTGGAATTCCCGCGACGGGTGCGATTGCGCGTACAGCGACAAATATAAAAACAGGGGCTACATCTCCAATGTCGGGGATTATTCACGGCATATTTGTTTTATTGACGCTTGTTGTATTTGCACCTTTCGCCGTCCATATACCGCTAGCTAGTCTTGCCCCGGTGTTAATGATCGTTGCCTGGAATATGAGTGAACGGTATCATTTTGCTCATATCCTAAAGTTGAAATCTGGGGATTCCCTTGTGCTTGCCATTACGTTTTTATTAACCGTATTTACGAGTTTGACGTTAGCTGTTGAAGTAGGCTTAATACTTGCGGTTGTACTTTTCGCAAAACGTATGAGTGAAATGCTTGTCGTGACGAAGGTTTTACCGGATTTAGATACGAAGGAAGGTAAGCTACTTTCAGGTATTGTATCGGATAGTCATGATTGTCCACAGGTAAGTGTGTATACGATTGAAGGTCCGTTATTTTTTGGTGCTGCACAAACATTTGAGCAGTCCATTTTAAATACGATTCACTATCGACCACGCGTGCTTATTTTGAGGATGGGGAAAGTTCCGTTTATTGATACGACAGGTGAAGAATATTTCCGTAATATCGTGCGTAGTTTTACGACACAAGGTGGGAGTGTACTTGTAAGTGGGGTGCAGCCAAGCTTGAAGTCCATGCTTGATGCCAACGGATTAACTGAAGTTATTGGCGAGCAAAATTTCTTTCCACACACGGGTGATGCGATTACAGCAGCGATTGAAATCATTAATCATAAAGATTGTATTGGCTGTAAGCATTTTGCTTTCCGTGAATGCCAGCAACTTTCAACTGGAGAAAAGATAAGGGAGCAAAAAAGTTAA
- the spoIIAA gene encoding anti-sigma F factor antagonist: MNFNVTMYPNQLLIVKLYGELDHHETEKIRSDISNAILQGDVRLLVWNLEHLQFMDSSGIGLVLGRMRELRAVDGQIMLLNPSSTMQKIFQFSGLAKYICFASEEQIILQSKGDHEWITK, from the coding sequence ATGAATTTTAATGTAACGATGTACCCGAATCAGCTACTAATTGTAAAGCTGTACGGGGAGCTTGATCATCATGAAACAGAAAAAATACGCAGCGATATTTCAAATGCGATTTTGCAAGGAGATGTGCGGCTGCTCGTTTGGAATTTAGAGCATTTGCAGTTCATGGATAGCTCAGGAATTGGCTTAGTGTTAGGTCGAATGCGCGAGCTACGTGCGGTAGACGGACAAATCATGTTACTAAATCCATCATCAACGATGCAAAAAATATTTCAATTTTCAGGGTTAGCCAAATATATCTGTTTTGCATCTGAGGAGCAGATTATTTTACAGAGCAAGGGGGATCATGAATGGATAACGAAATGA